A window of Betaproteobacteria bacterium genomic DNA:
GCTCAGCAGTACTGCAGCATCCACGCGCCACCAATGGTCCGGATCGAATATACAGACGTCCGCGCGAGCGCCCGGTTCCATCCGGGGCACGGGCAACCCGAGAATGCGGGCCGGTCCCACGGTCACGACAGACAGAAGCTTTGAAAGACTCGTGGGCTGCGATCTCATTATCGTCAGAGGAAGCAAGGTCTCGAGGCCCGTGGCTCCGGGTTCCGCCTCCGCGAAGGGTACGGTCTTGCCGTCTTCATCCACGGGACAATGGTCCGAACAGACAGCATCTATGGTTCCGTCCGCCAGTCCCGCAAGCAAGGCATCACGGTCCCGCTGCGCACGCAATGGAGGAGAGAGTCTGCAGTTGGAGTCGAAGTACCCGATGTCGATCTCGGACAGATGAATGTGCGCTGCCGAAACGTCGCAGGTCACGGAAACACCGGACGCCTTCGCCTGCCGGATCATCGCGACGCTGTCGGCGGACGAAAGCCGGCAAAGGTGCAGGCGCGCCCCGGTCTCCTTGCTCATGAGCAACAGGGCGGACACCGCCAGCGTTTCGGCCAATGCTGGAATTCCGGGCAATCCGAGACGAGTGGAGATCATCCCTTCATGGGCCACGCCCAGCCTGGCCAGAGCACCGTCCTGCGGTCTCAGCCACACGGAAAGTCCGAAGGTGGCGGCGTACTGCATGGCCCGGAGCATCACCGCGTGATCCCCCAGGGATCGATCGCCCTGGGAGAATCCGACGCATCCCGCGCTGGCCAGTTCAGCCAGTTCAGCCAGTCGTTCGCCGCGCAGTCCCGCTGTCAATGCCCCGAGGGGGAGTACCCGTGCCAAACCAATGGCTTGAGCCCGCCGGGCGAGCATTTCAACCAGGCCGGGTTCGTCCAGAGGAGGGTCCATGTCGGGAGGGCAGCACACAGCCGTGATCCCTCCCGCGGCCGCTGCGGCAAGCTCGCTTTCCAGACTCGCGCGATGTTCGAAGCCCGGCTCCCGGAACCTTACCGCCAGATCGACGAGTCCCGGGCAGACTGCAAGACCGCGTGCATCAATGCTGCGGTCAGGAACGAATCCCGCGGGCGCAGCACCTACCGCGGCAATGAGACCGTCGGCCAGATGCAGGTCCGAGGTGGACTCGCGGCCGCTCGATGGATCCAGGAGAAGGCCGCCACTGATCGTGATGCGCATCGTCTAACCGTTTCCCGCAAGAATGGCCATGACGGCCATGCGAACCGCAATACCGAACGTGACCTGGGGCAGGATCACGGATTGAGGCCCGTCCGCCACGCTCGAGTCGATCTCCACACCCCGGTTCATGGGCCCGGGATGCATCACGATGGCGTCGGATTCCGCCAGGGCGAGCCGCTCCGCAGTGAGTCCGTACGTCTTGAAATACTCAGAGGCTGACGGCAGCAAGGCTCCGTTCATCCGCTCATTCTGCAGCCGGAGCATCATCACCACATCCACACCGCGCAGCCCCTCGTCCATGTCGTGATACGGCCGGACTCCCAGTTTCTCGACTTCAGGAGGCATGAGCGTCCTCGGTGCAATCACGCGGACTTCGGGCACGCCCAGCGTGGTTAGCGCATGGATCTCGGACCGCGCAACGCGGGAATGCAGAAGGTCACCCACGATGGCAACGCGGAGGTTCGAGAAATCGTTCTTGAAATGCCGGATGGTGTAAACGTCCAGAAGGCCCTGGGTCGGATGCGCATGCCGGCCGTCACCCGCATTGATGACGTGGATCTCGGGTGCGACATGACGGGCGATGAGGTAAGGCGCACCACTGGAGGCATGCCTGACGACGAACATGTCGGCATGCATGGCCGAGAGATTGGCCACAGTGTCGAGGAGCGTCTCGCCCTTCGTCTGGGAGGACGTTGCGATGTTCAGATTGACGACGTCGGCCGATAGTCGCTTGGCGGCGATCTCGAAGGTCGTCCGGGTCCGCGTGGAGGGCTCGAAGAACAGATTGAACACCGACTTTCCGCGCAGCAACGGCACTTTCTTTATCTCGCGCTCCGCGACAGAGACGAACGAACGCGCCGTGTCGAGGATCTGCAGCAGGACACCACGAGGCAAGCCCTCGATGGACAGCAGGTGGCGCAATTCGCCATTGCGCCCCAGTTGCGGACTAGCGAGCATCCGTCGATTCCTCCAGCGTGAGTGCGAGACGCCCGTTGGATGTCTTGGCGAGAACGACCATGGGCGTGTGGGGGGGCAGTTCCAGCACCCCTCCGACGAACTGAGCGCAAATGGGAAGTTGACGGCCGCCACGGTCCAGCAGCGCTGCCAGCCGAACGCAGCCCGGCCTGCCGTAGTCGAACAGGAGATTGAGTGCAGCGCGGGCCGTCCGGCCCGTGTAGAGAATATCGTCCACCAGGATGATGTCCCGGCCTTCCACGTCGAATGCGAGCTTCGAAGCCTGGATGCCGGGTTTCAGACCTCTCTTGTCGAAGTCGTCCCGATAGAACGCAATGTCGAGCGTGCCCAGCGGCAGTCGCATGCCGAGGAGCGAATGCAGGCGCTCGGCCACCCACACCCCCCCGGTATGGATGCCCACAAGGCCGGTTTCTTCGTCCACATGCGGGCGCAACTGGGCCGCAAGGGCTTCGAGCAGTTGTTCTGCGTCAGGCAGCTTCATTTCGTGACTCGAGGAATGCTTGCAGGATGTGCTGGGCCGCGACGGTGTCGAGGTGCCGCTTTTGCTTCATGCCCCAGATGCCGTTCTCGTTCAGCGACGAACTGGCCTGTGCGGACGTGAACGATTCGTCCTCGAAGCAGACGGGAACGCCGTGACGTTGACCGAGCGATTCCGCCCATCGCCCGATGACCTCCGCCAGCGGGTGCTTTCGGCCATCGCGGCTTTCGGGCAAACCGATGACCAGGACGACCGGGCGCCATTCGTGGACGAGCCGGTCCAACGCCCGATCCCTGGTGGCCTCATCCGTCGAGCGAACTGTCTCCAGAGGATGGGCAATGCCCAGTTCCAGTTCGGCCACCGCCACCCCGATGCGGGCGGTCCCGAAGTCGAAGCCGAGCACCGTACCCCGTGGAGGCAGCGACGGTCTGGACGTTTCCCCTCCGTTCTCCGTGGTGCGCATCAGGCGTGACCGGCTTCGTCGGAAAGCGTCGCCAGATTGACTCCCAGAAGACCCATGGCCGCGGCCCAGCGGTCCGATGCGACGACCGAGAACATCAGGTCGGCAACCGCGGCCACGGTGAGCCATGCGTTCTGCCGTATCTCTTCTTCCAGCTGTCCGGGTGCCCAGCCTGCATATCCCAGCGTGACCAGAAGATCCGACGGCCCTCCGCCCGAGGATACGGCCTGCAATATGTCGCGCGAAGTGGTCAACGCCACATCCTCCGCCACCACGAGCGTCGATTGCCAATCGCCGGCCGGCCGATGGAGAACGAAGCCGCGATCGACCTGGACAGGCCCGCCGAAATAGACCGGCCGGGCACCGAGTGAGTCATCGTGCAGATCCAGGTCAATCTGGGAAAAAAGGGCTTTGAGCGTGAGGTCGACCGGACGATTGACCACGACCCCGAGCGCACCACGCTCGTTGTGTTCGCAGACGTAGGTGAGTGTTTTCGAGAAGTTCGGATCGGCCATGTTGGGCATGGCGATCAGAAAATGATGAGTCAGATTGATGTGCGTCTCCAACCTTCCGTAAGGCGCATTTTATCCCGCCGGAGGGGCTCCCGCACCTCCGGGCCGATGGCTGCGGGGCGAGGAAGCTGCCAGCGTCGCGGATCGCGCCAATGCTAAGATCATCGCCGATCTTGCCTCGTCCCGGCCCAGTCCGGGGCACGAAATCACCGGAGAACACGCGATCTGGCTACCGAACAACAAGTCGCCGGTTTCCTTGCGGAGGTCGAACGGCGCGCCTACAAGCATGCGTTGTTTGCGGTCCGGGATGAGCAGGTGGCGCTGGACATCGTCCAGGACTCGATGCTCAAGCTGGTCGACAAGTACTCGACGAAACCCGCAGACGAGCTTCCGCTTCTGTTCCAGCGAATCCTGCAGAACACGATCCGGGACCATTTCCGGCGGCAGAAGGTCCGGAGCCTCTGGGGTACGCTGCTCTCGTCATTGTCTCCCGATGACGAGGAAGACTCGGATCCGCTCGAGCGGATGGAGATCCAGGAGGGTGCGAACCGGGCCGGCACCCCGGCCGAACAGCTCGAACGGGCACAAGTGGCTGACTTGATCGGTCGCGCGCTCGAGCGGTTGCCTCCTCGTCAACGCCAGGCGTTTTTGCTCCGTTACTGGGAGGAACTGGATGTTGCAGAAACCGCCGAAGCCATGGGTTGCTCCGAGGGCAGCGTGAAGAC
This region includes:
- a CDS encoding dihydroorotase produces the protein MRITISGGLLLDPSSGRESTSDLHLADGLIAAVGAAPAGFVPDRSIDARGLAVCPGLVDLAVRFREPGFEHRASLESELAAAAAGGITAVCCPPDMDPPLDEPGLVEMLARRAQAIGLARVLPLGALTAGLRGERLAELAELASAGCVGFSQGDRSLGDHAVMLRAMQYAATFGLSVWLRPQDGALARLGVAHEGMISTRLGLPGIPALAETLAVSALLLMSKETGARLHLCRLSSADSVAMIRQAKASGVSVTCDVSAAHIHLSEIDIGYFDSNCRLSPPLRAQRDRDALLAGLADGTIDAVCSDHCPVDEDGKTVPFAEAEPGATGLETLLPLTIMRSQPTSLSKLLSVVTVGPARILGLPVPRMEPGARADVCIFDPDHWWRVDAAVLLSKGKNTPFAGTEVRGQVRYCLVAGSVVFER
- a CDS encoding aspartate carbamoyltransferase catalytic subunit, with the translated sequence MLASPQLGRNGELRHLLSIEGLPRGVLLQILDTARSFVSVAEREIKKVPLLRGKSVFNLFFEPSTRTRTTFEIAAKRLSADVVNLNIATSSQTKGETLLDTVANLSAMHADMFVVRHASSGAPYLIARHVAPEIHVINAGDGRHAHPTQGLLDVYTIRHFKNDFSNLRVAIVGDLLHSRVARSEIHALTTLGVPEVRVIAPRTLMPPEVEKLGVRPYHDMDEGLRGVDVVMMLRLQNERMNGALLPSASEYFKTYGLTAERLALAESDAIVMHPGPMNRGVEIDSSVADGPQSVILPQVTFGIAVRMAVMAILAGNG
- the pyrR gene encoding bifunctional pyr operon transcriptional regulator/uracil phosphoribosyltransferase PyrR codes for the protein MKLPDAEQLLEALAAQLRPHVDEETGLVGIHTGGVWVAERLHSLLGMRLPLGTLDIAFYRDDFDKRGLKPGIQASKLAFDVEGRDIILVDDILYTGRTARAALNLLFDYGRPGCVRLAALLDRGGRQLPICAQFVGGVLELPPHTPMVVLAKTSNGRLALTLEESTDAR
- the ruvX gene encoding Holliday junction resolvase RuvX, which translates into the protein MRTTENGGETSRPSLPPRGTVLGFDFGTARIGVAVAELELGIAHPLETVRSTDEATRDRALDRLVHEWRPVVLVIGLPESRDGRKHPLAEVIGRWAESLGQRHGVPVCFEDESFTSAQASSSLNENGIWGMKQKRHLDTVAAQHILQAFLESRNEAA
- a CDS encoding YqgE/AlgH family protein, which encodes METHINLTHHFLIAMPNMADPNFSKTLTYVCEHNERGALGVVVNRPVDLTLKALFSQIDLDLHDDSLGARPVYFGGPVQVDRGFVLHRPAGDWQSTLVVAEDVALTTSRDILQAVSSGGGPSDLLVTLGYAGWAPGQLEEEIRQNAWLTVAAVADLMFSVVASDRWAAAMGLLGVNLATLSDEAGHA
- a CDS encoding RNA polymerase sigma factor, which codes for MATEQQVAGFLAEVERRAYKHALFAVRDEQVALDIVQDSMLKLVDKYSTKPADELPLLFQRILQNTIRDHFRRQKVRSLWGTLLSSLSPDDEEDSDPLERMEIQEGANRAGTPAEQLERAQVADLIGRALERLPPRQRQAFLLRYWEELDVAETAEAMGCSEGSVKTHCSRATHAIASYLRERGVKP